Proteins from a genomic interval of Anolis sagrei isolate rAnoSag1 chromosome 1, rAnoSag1.mat, whole genome shotgun sequence:
- the LOC132764242 gene encoding LOW QUALITY PROTEIN: olfactory receptor 5AR1-like (The sequence of the model RefSeq protein was modified relative to this genomic sequence to represent the inferred CDS: inserted 2 bases in 1 codon; substituted 1 base at 1 genomic stop codon), producing the protein MDKVTEFILLRFTDDPNLQVVLFLPFLTIYVTTVWKXLGLIVLIQIESHLHTPMYFFLGHLSLTDLCYTSAIAPKMLLNLLVDNKTISYSFCAAQLCLFAGFVSTECFLLAVMAFDRYVAICNPLHYSAVMSHKVCSCLTASSYAAGFANSTIQTVCIFQLSYCRHRHNIIRHFFCDILELLKLSCSETYLSESLSVYASGTVAMASVSTIIASYFSIXSAILKIHSAKDRHKALSSCASHLTSVALLYGTGIFIYLHPNLKYQLDTNIIIFVFYTLVVPMLNPFIYSLRNKEVKKAIRKVVTRKKNNSLSKGFEGNPHR; encoded by the exons ATGGACAAGGTAACAGAATTCATCTTACTGAGATTCACGGATGATCCCAACCTACAGGTTGTCCTTTTTTTGCCGTTTCTCACTATCTATGTCACCACTGTGTGGAA CCTTGGTCTGATTGTGCTGATCCAAATAGAGTCTCATCTTCACACTCCCATGTACTTCTTCCTCGGCCACTTATCACTCACAGACCTTTGCTATACCTCAGCTATTGCTCCAAAGATGCTGCTGAACCTCTTGGTCGACAACAAAACCATCTCTTACTCATTCTGTGCAGCTCAGTTGTGCTTGTTTGCTGGCTTTGTGAGTACAGAGTGTTTCCTCTTGGCTGTGATGGCCTTTGACCGTTATGTGGCTATTTGCAACCCACTCCACTACTCAGCTGTCATGTCCCACAAGGTATGCAGTTGTCTGACTGCCAGCTCATATGCAGCTGGCTTTGCAAACTCCACAATTCAGACAGTGTGCATCTTCCAATTATCCTACTGTAGACATAGACACAACATCATCAGACATTTCTTCTGTGATATTCTGGAATTGCTGAAGCTTTCTTGTTCTGAAACCTATCTTTCTGAGTCTCTGTCTGTCTATGCATCAGGAACAGTTGCTATGGCCTCTGTTTCAACAATTATTGCATCCTATTTCTCCATTTGATCTGCCATCCTGAAGATACACTCTGCCAAGGATAGGCACAAAGCTTTGTCATCCTGTGCTTCTCACTTAACCTCTGTGGCTTTGCTTTATGGCACTGGAATCTTTATATATCTACATCCCAACCTAAAGTACCAGCTGGACACAAACATCATCATTTTTGTATTTTACACACTTGTGGTTCCTATGCTTAACCCCTTTATCTATAGTTTAAGAAATAAGGAAGTGAAAAAAGCTATTAGAAAGGTTGtgacaagaaagaaaaacaattctCTGTCTAAAGGGTTTGAGGGAAATCCTCACAGGTAA
- the LOC132761906 gene encoding olfactory receptor 5V1-like: MEKANVTSLKDFYLTELSDLPEVRISLFVMVLLIYLITLAGNGAILLAIVTDDHLHTPMYFFLSNLSLLDILCPTITVPKMLQTLLSEDKRISFMGCMLQLFFLIDVVGTEIFLLAVMAYDRYVAICKPLHYTAIMSKQIYAQLTVGTWLLGFINSVVHTSLTFSLFFCGRNKINQYYCDLHPVMALSCSSTFVPELVLLLVASIIGSGAFLITLISYIYIISAVLRMHSVESRRKAFSTCGSHLTVVCLFYGATIATYARSNSTYFHKQDRIISMLYGVVTPMLNPMIYSLRNNEVKRALVKALRFNRLY; this comes from the coding sequence ATGGAGAAAGCTAATGTCACATCACTGAAGGACTTTTATCTAACTGAGCTATCTGATCTCCCAGAAGTGCGGATTTCCCTTTTTGTAATGGTTCTTTTAATCTATTTGATCACGCTGGCAGGAAATGGGGCTATCCTCCTAGCAATAGTGACAGATGATCACCTCCACACCCCCATGTACTTTTTCCTTAGCAATTTGTCTTTGCTGGATATTCTTTGCCCAACAATCACTGTGCCAAAGATGCTCCAGACCCTCTTGTCAGAAGACAAGAGAATATCATTCATGGGTTGCATGCTACAATTATTCTTTCTGATTGATGTGGTGGGTACAGAAATTTTCTTGCTAGCAGTAATGGCCTATGACCGCTATGTAGCTATATGTAAGCCTTTACATTATACAGCCATCATGAGTAAACAGATTTATGCTCAACTGACTGTTGGGACTTGGTTACTGGGCTTTATCAATTCAGTGGTCCACACCTCACTAacgttttctttatttttctgtgGAAGGAATAAAATTAACCAATATTACTGTGATCTTCACCCAGTAATGGCTCTCTCCTGCTCTTCTACCTTTGTCCCTGAACTGGTTCTTCTTCTTGTGGCTAGCATTATAGGAAGTGGGGCTTTTCTCATCACCCTGATTTCTTACATCTATATAATTTCTGCTGTTTTGCGCATGCACTCTGTTGAGAGTAGGCGCAAGGCTTTTTCTACCTGTGGATCTCACTTGACTGTAGTTTGCTTGTTCTATGGGGCTACCATAGCTACATATGCTCGTTCTAATTCAACCTATTTCCACAAACAGGATAGAATCATTTCCATGTTATACGGAGTTGTTACCCCCATGCTGAACCCCATGATCTATAGTCTGAGGAACAATGAAGTGAAAAGGGCCTTGGTCAAAGCGCTTAGATTTAATAGGTTATACTGA
- the LOC132761907 gene encoding olfactory receptor 5V1-like: protein MVKANITWMSDFYLTELSDLPEVEISLFVIVLLIYLTTLAGNGALLLAIGTSDHLRTPMYFFLSNLSFLDILCPTVTVPKMLQILLSENKRISFVACMLQVFFLIDVISTEVFLLAVMAYDRYVAICSPLHYTNIMNKRLCSQLTAGTWLLGFLNSMVHTSLTFSLSFCGQNKVNQYYCDLHPVMALSCSSTFFPEMVVLLVASAIGGAAFLVTLISYIYIISAILHMHSSEGRHKAFSTCGSHLIVVCLFYGAAISTYARPASTYAHTQVRIVSMLYGVVTPMLNPMIYSLRNKDVKKALVKTLSLTEFL from the coding sequence ATGGTGAAAGCCAACATTACATGGATGAGTGATTTTTACCTGACTGAACTGTCTGACCTCCCAGAAGTGGAGATTTCTCTCTTTGTGATAGTTCTTCTAATCTACTTGACCACACTTGCAGGGAATGGGGCTCTCCTCCTGGCAATAGGGACCAGTGATCACCTCCGGACCCCCATGTACTTCTTCCTCAGCAATTTGTCTTTCCTAGACATTCTTTGTCCAACTGTCACTGTGCCAAAGATGCTCCAAATTCTCTTGTCAGAGAACAAGAGAATATCATTTGTGGCCTGCATGCTACAAGTATTCTTTCTAATTGATGTGATCAGCACTGAAGTTTTCTTGCTAGCAGTAATGGCCTATGACCGCTATGTAGCCATATGTAGCCCTCTACACTACACAAACATCATGAATAAACGGTTGTGTTCTCAGCTGACTGCTGGGACCTGGTTGTTGGGCTTTCTCAATTCCATGGTTCACACCTCATTGACTTTTTCCTTGTCCTTTTGTGGACAGAATAAAGTTAACCAATATTACTGTGACCTTCATCCAGTGATGGCTCTCTCTTGCTCTTCTACCTTTTTTCCTGAGATGGTTGTTCTCCTTGTGGCCAGTGCCATAGGAGGTGCTGCTTTCCTAGTTACCCTGATTTCTTACATCTATAtcatttctgccattttgcacatGCACTCTTCAGAGGGCAGGCACAAAGCCTTTTCCACCTGTGGATCCCACTTGATTGTAGTTTGCCTGTTCTATGGAGCTGCCATCTCCACCTATGCTCGCCCAGCTTCTACTTATGCCCACACACAGGTCCGGATTGTTTCCATGTTATATGGGGTTGTTACTCCCATGCTAAACCCTATGATCTATAGTCTGAGAAATAAGGATGTGAAAAAGGCCTTGGTCAAAACACTGAGCTTGACAGAATTCTTGTGA